CAATTTCATCGGCCAGAGCCCCGGCCAGATCCAGGTCATGGGTGATGAGCAGCACACTTTTGTTTTGGGCCCGGCATTGTTGAATCACGTCCGCGACAAAGGATTTGGTCACGGCATCCAACGCCGCCGTGGGTTCATCTAAAATCAACAGGGGCGGGTCCAGGATCAGGCCCATGGCCAGAAGTCCCCGCTGGACCTGGCCGCCGCTCAATTCATGGGGATACCGGTCTGCCAGTTCCGGTGCCAGGCCCATGGTGGTCAACCGGGTTTGGGCCATTTCCAGTGCCTGTTTTTTCGGGGTGCCCCGCTGGATCAACGGTTCGGCCACCTGATCTTTCAGCCGATGCACGGGGTTGAGATTGGCGGCCCCGTTTTGAAACACCATGGCCGCTTTGGCCCACCGGATCGGGGTCATGCGGGCCTCATCAAACGCCAGCAGATTTTCCTGACCCAGAAAGATCTCTCCTTTGACCTTTGCATTGTCCGGCAAAAGTCCCATAATGGCTTTGCCCAGCGTGGTCTTGCCGGAACCGGATTCCCCCACCAGGGCTGTGATACGTCCCGGCGCCAGGGTCAGGTCCACCCCGTCCAGGGCCAGCAGGGCGTGGTCGTCTTCCGTATATTGAACCGTCAGTTTTTTTATGGTGATCCGCACGAAGATATCATACCTTAAAGGGTTGAGGTTATAAAGCGGTTTTCAGCCGGGGGTCGAACACCCGTTCCAGGCTGATGGTCACAAACGTGGTGCCCATGATCAGAAAAGACAGCAGCAACACCGGCGGCATCAGCCAGTGGGCCCAGATATCCATATAATAATATTTAAGCGCAAAACTGATCATCAGGCCCAAAGATTTCAGGGAAGGATCGAACAGCCCCAGAAACGCCAGGGACGCTTCCATGAACACGGCCATGCGCAGTTTGGCCGCAAAGTTGATCAGGTACAAGGGAAACAGTTCCGGCATCAGGTGCCGGAAAATGATGTACCGGGAAGATCCGCCCATGTGCCGGGCTGCCTGGATGTGCAGCCCGTGTTTCAAGGTCAGGGCCTGGGCCCTGATCCCCCGGGCAGTGGTGGGCCAGGTCAGGGCCGCCAGGGTCAGGGCCAGCACCCAGGGCTGGGGCTGGAAAAAAGCAGCCAGCAGGATCAGAATCATGACGGATGGAATCGCCAGCACAATGTCGGCCAGACGCATGAGAATCTGGTCCACCCACCCGCCCTGCCAGGCGGCAAACAGTCCCGTCACGGATCCCAGGATCAGGCCGGCGGATGCCGCCGTCAGCCCGAAGATCAGGGTGTTTCTCAATCCGGACAGCAGTTCGGCGAAAATGTCCATGCCCCCGTCGTTGATGCCCAGCCAGTGCCGGGCCGACGGCGGATCCAGCGGGATAAAGGAGGTGTCGTAGGGATCCCAGGGCATCAGCACCGGCCCGAAAACGGCCAGGCAAAGCAGCAGGCCCAGCAAGGCGGCGCCCGTGAAAAACCAGGGATCCCTCCTGATCCGGTGTCCGGCATCAAGATGCATGGGCCACCCGGGGATCCAGCAGGATATAGACAAATTCCAGGGCCAGGTTGATTCCCAGCACCATGATGGATGCCGCCAGGACAATACCCTGGATCAAAGGCAGGTCCCGCATGGCAATGGCATTGAACAGCAGGGTGCCCAGGCCGGGATAGGAAAACAGGGTTTCCACCACCAGGGCGCCTGTGATCATAAAGGCAAACCGCAGCCCGAACCGGGTCACCAGGGGCAAAAGCGCGTTGCGGGCCGCATGGGCGTACCGCACCCGCAATGGCGGCAATCCCTTGGCCCGGGCCGTTAAAACAAACGGGCTTTTCATCACTATGACCATGCCGGCCCGGGCCAGCAGAAAATTGCCGGGAAAATAGGCCAGAACCAGGGTGGTCAGCGGCAGGGCCAGGTGGTGCAGCCGATCCGCCACCTGCTGCACAAAGGTGTGATCGGCATACGCGGTCTGGGCCCCGGCGGCGGGAAACCAGCCCAGATTCAACGCAAATACCAGCAGCAGCAGCACCCCGGAACACAGTTCCGGAATCCCTTCCAGCACGGTCATGAGGCCCACCCCGGCTTTTTCCGTGCGGGTGCCCCGCCGCCAGGCCGCTTCCACGCCCAGCACAAATCCCAGAATCGAAGACAGCACATGGGCCGTGCCCATGAGCACCAGGGTCCAGGGAAGGGCATCGAAAAAAAGAGCCGCCACAGGGGCCTGAAACGCATAGGAATACCCCCAGTCCAGGCAAAAGACCCGGCCTAAAAAGGCCGTGAACCCGGAATCATCCTGGTACAGGGCCCGAAGGTCCGCGGCCTGCTCTGCCGTGAGGGTGACATCGGAAGCCCCGTACATGGCCGTGACAAAATCACCGGGCAGCATCCGGGGCAGGCTGTGGCTCAGAAAAGCCAGGATCAGGGCCGCAGCCAGATAGGCCAGCACGGGGGTCAGCCAGGTATGTCGGTCAGAAGCTTGCATAAAATCTCTTTGTGAGCGGGTCACCCAACCCGATCCATTCGTTTTACCGGATCAGGGCCAGTTTGTTCTGGGGAATGGGCACGCCTTTGCTGATGCCGCCCCGGGTGTAAAACCATTCAATGCCTTTGTCCGGGTTGTACGCGGCCAGGGTTACGGGATAATACAAAGAGATGGCCGGCAGCTCCCGGGCATAGACGGCCTGGATGTCAAACACCAGGCGTTTTCGTTTTTCCGGGTCCATCTCCATCATCTGGGCATCCATCAGGGCATTGAGTTCCGGGCACGCATCATATCGGGCGCTGTTCACGGACCCGCCCCCGTACACGGAAGAAGTCATTTCATTGAGCACTTTGGGGTCCCCGGAAATACCGCCGTGGCCGGACACAGCCAGATCAAAATCCCGGTTTTTCACCCGGCTGTCCGTGGTGGTCTGCTCCTGGTTCACCAGGGTGACATTGATGCCGATATCCGTGAGCTGCCGGGCAATGATCTCCCCGTCCCGGTCCGTTACACTTTCCCCGGCCACCGTGAGATTGGAGGCGATCAGCTCCAGGGCCAGGGGCTGCCCGTCTTTATGAAACACCCCGTCCGGCCCCGGGGTCCAGCCCAAATCCGTAATGATCTGCCTGGCTTTTTCCGGGTTGTAAGGATAGTCCGGCGTGTCCGGGTTGTACATCTCATGATCGATGCTCAACAGACCGTATGAGGCGGGTGTGCCGAATCCCCGGTGGGATTTGTCGATGATCTCCTGGGGATCGATGGCATAGGCCAGGGCCTGCCGGAAATTTCGGTCATTAAAAGGGGGTTTGGTGTGGTTGATCATCAGCTTCTTGTTCCAGCCCCGCTCGTTTTCAATCACGGTCAGCCCTTTTTTTTCCAGGGACCCGGCCATGTCCGGCTGGATATTGGCCAGGTCTGCCTGGCCCGTGACCAGAGACATCAGCGCTTTGGACGTGCGCACGTAAATCAGGCGCTGTTTTTTCGGCCGTCCCTGGTAATAATGTTCAAATGCCTCGAACAGATAGGTGCCCTGGGTTTTATCGAAATCTTTGAACACATAAGGCCCGCTGCCCACCATGCAGGCGGAATCGATACAGGACTCCGGCTCAGTGATCTTTTCCCATACATGTTTGGGGATCACGGGCATGGTGCCCCCGATATCCGACAGAAACGGGGCATAGGGCTTTGACAGATAAATGATCACGGTATGATCATCCAGGGCTTTGGCCCGGTCCACGGCATCAATGGAAATCCACTGGTATGGGTGCTGCTGAAAATAAGCAAGGGTGAACACCACATCATGGGCCGTGACGGGCGTGCAGTCATGCCACAGGGCCGCCGGGTCCAGGTGAAAAGTGAACGCCAGGTGTTGTGGATCATAGGCCCAGTCCGTGGCCAGACCCGGCACATATCCTTTCTGATCCTTCCATACCAGGGTGTCAAATACCCAGGACATGCGGATATACCCGGGCCCCCGGGGATAATGCCGGAACGGGGTGGGATATCCCCAGTCCCCTTTGCCGTCGGCAATGCGGATGTCACGGTCATCCGCCCATACGGGGCCGGAAAAAGCTGAAAAAAGAATTCCTGCGGCAATCAGGACCCAAACGGCCCACCTTTTCAGGGTCCCGGCAGAAATTTTGTCCGTTACAGGCTGAAGAAGCGGGGGTCGGATGTTGTGGACAGTCCGGTCAGGTAACGCCATATCACACTCCTTATATGAAAAAAAAACCATGAAAACAACATCCCGGTTCCGGGACATGCCTTCATGGCAGCGGGTTTTACATATAGTGACAAAAAATTTTTCGTTTTTTCTTCAGGCTTCATGCCTGTATTGTGCATGATTACATATCAGAGCCGGCCGGAAAATAACAGTCTTTTTTTATATGTTGTGTCCAGGGTGATTTCAATTGATCGGGTCAGGGAATTGCGATATATTTCTGATAATCAAAACAAGGTGGTTTAAAAAGGAATAAAATAAATGGAAAAAACCGATCCCCGGTACGGGGCATATCTGAACATCCTAAAAGAAGAACTGGTGCCGGCCATGGGATGCACCGAGCCCATTGCCGTGGCCTATGCCGCAGCCCGGGCCGCCGCAGTGCTCAAAGACCTGCCGGACCGGGTCACGATCGAGGCCAGCGACAATATCGTTAAAAACGTCAAAAGTGTGGTGGTGCCCAATACGGGGGGACTGCGTGGCATTGCCGCGGCAGCGGCGGCCGGGATTGCCGCGGGAAATGCCGATGAAATGCTGGAAGTGATCGCCCATGTGGATGAAGTCGGCAAACAGCGGATCCGGCAGTTTCTGGAAACCTGTGATATTCAGGTGTTACCGCTGACCACCGACATTTTGTTTGATCTGAAGGTCACGGTTTTCAAAGGATCGTCCCGGGCCATGGTTCAGATTTCCCATTTTCACACCAATATTGTTCTAATCGAAAAAGACGGCGATATTGTGTACCGGAACCAGGATTGTGACGAGGTCAACACCACGGTACTCACGGACCGGACCCTGCTCAATGTCGAGGATATAGTGGATTTTGCTTCTTCCGTGACCCTTTCCGAAGTTAAAACCCTGCTGCAGAAAATGGTGGATCTCAACATGGCCATTGCCGAGCAGGGAGTATCCGGGACCTGGGGGGCCAATATCGGCACGGTGCTGATGGAAGTGTGGGGGGATGACATCAAGGTCAGGGCCAAAGCCATGGCCGCCGGCGGGTCCGACGCCCGGATGAGCGGATGTGAACTCCCCGTGATGATCGTATCCGGTTCGGGCAATCAGGGCATCACGGCATCCGTGCCCGTGGTGGTGTATGGGAAGCATTTGGGCGTGGATCCAGACACCTTGTTCCGGGCCCTGCTGGTCTCCTGTCTGGTGACCATTCACCAGAAAACCGGCATCGGCCGGCTGTCCGCCTACTGCGGGGCCGTGAGCGCGGGGGTGGGGGCCGGGGCCGGGATCTCCTGGCTCCACGGGGGCCGGTACCGGGAGATCGCCCACACCATTGTCAATGCCCTGGCCATGGTGTCCGGCATCATCTGTGACGGGGCCAAACCCTCGTGCGCCGCCAAGATCGCCATGTCTGTGGAAGCCGGACTTCTGGGGTTTTTCATGTTCCAGAAAGGCAAACAGTTTTACGGCGGGGACGGGATCGTGAAAAAAGGCGTGGAAAATACCATTGTCAACATCGGGCGCCTGGGCCGGGACGGCATGCGGGAAACCGACCGGGAGATCATCCGCATGATGCTGGGACAATAAATTTTTTCTTATGTAATGAAGGGTTTTATGACCCTTGACGATTGTTAACCTGAAATTCAAGGAGGTTCACATGTCCAACCAGGAAAGCAAATGCCCGGTAACGGGTCAATCTTCCAGCCAGGTGGCCGGCGGCGGCACATCCAACCGGGACTGGTGGCCCAACCAGCTCAACTTGAAAATTCTGCACCAGCATTCCGCCAAAAGCAATCCCATGGGCAACGATTTCAACTATGCCGACGCATTCAAGACACTGGATCTTGACGCCGTTAAAAAAGACCTTTTTGCATTGATGACCGACTCCCAGGAGTGGTGGCCCGCGGATTACGGCCACTACGGGGGATTGTTCATCCGGATGGCATGGCACAGCGCCGGCACCTACCGCATGGGAGACGGCCGGGGGGGCGGCGGCACGGGCAACCAGCGGTTTGCCCCGCTCAACAGCTGGCCGGACAATGTCAGCCTTGACAAGGCCCGGCGCCTGCTCTGGCCCATCAAGCAGAAATACGGGAAAAAAATTTCCTGGGCCGATCTCATGATCCTGGCCGGTAACTGCGCATTGGAATCCATGGGATTCAAAACCTTTGGATTTGCCGGGGGCCGGGTGGACATCTGGGAACCGGAAGAAGATGTTTACTGGGGATCGGAAGAAGAATGGCTGGCCACCAGTGATACACCCAAAAGCCGGTACTCCGGGGACCGGGACCTGGAAAATCCTCTGGCCGCCGTGCAGATGGGCCTGATCTATGTGAACCCGGAAGGCCCGGACGGAAATCCGGATCCCGTGGCATCAGGCAAGGATGTCCGGGAGACCTTTGCCCGCATGGCCATGAATGACGAAGAAACCGTGGCCCTGGTGGCCGGTGGCCATACGTTCGGCAAATGCCACGGTGCCGGACCCGCGTCCCACTTAGGACCTGAACCGGAAGCCGCGCCTCTTGAGCAGCAGGGCCTGGGCTGGAAGAGCAGTTTCGGTACGGGCAAGGGCGGGGACGCCATCACCAGCGGCATTGAAGGGGCGTGGAAACCCAATCCCACCCAGTGGGATATGGGGTATCTGAAAGTGCTGTTCAAATACGACTGGGAACTGGTGAAAAGCCCGGCCGGCGCGAATCAGTGGCTGGCCAGGGATGTGGATGACGAAGACATGGTGGTGGATGCCCATGATCCAGGCAAAAAACACCGGCCCATGATGACCACGGCCGACCTGTCTTTGAAATTTGACCCCGTGTATGAGAAGATCGCCCGGCGCTACCTGGAAAACCCGGAGGAGTTTGCCGATGCCTTTGCCAGGGGCTGGTTCAAGCTGACCCACCGGGATATGGGTCCGCGATCCCGGTACCTGGGGCCGGAAGTGCCGGCCGAGGAACTGATCTGGCAGGATCCGATGCCTGAAGTCGATCATGACCTGATCGATGCATCAGATATCGCCGACCTCAAGGCCAAGATTCTGGCGACCGGGCTGTCCGTGTCCCAGCTGGTTTATACGGCCTGGGCGTCTGCCGCCACCTTCCGGGGATCAGATTTCCGGGGCGGGGCCAACGGGGCCCGTATCCGCCTGGCCCCCCAGAAAGACTGGGAAGTCAACCAGCCGGAACAACTGGCCAAAGTGCTTAACACCCTGGAAGAAGTCAAAGACGTATTCAACAACGCCCAGACCGGCAATAAAAAAGTGTCTCTGGCAGACCTGATCGTCCTGGGCGGCTGCGCTGCCGTGGAGCAGGCGGCAAAGAACGCCGGGTATGATATCACCGTGCCCTTTGCCCCGGGCCGGACCGATGCCACGGATGCGCAGACGGATGCGGATTCCTTTTCCGTGCTTGAACCCAAAGCAGATGCGTTCCGCAACTATCTCAAAGCGAAGTTCTCGGTCAAGGCCGAAGAACTCATGATCGACCGGGCCCAGCTCCTGACGCTGACGGCCCCGGAAATGACCGTGCTGGTAGGCGGTTTGCGGGTGTTGAATGCCAACTTTGATCAGTCTGCCCACGGGGTGTTCACGGATAAACCGGAAACCCTGACCCATGACTTTTTCAAGAATCTGCTGGACATGGGAACCCAATGGTCGGCTGTGTCGGATGATGAAGACTTGTTTGAGGGCCGGGACCGGAAAACCAAAGAGAAAAAATGGACGGCCACCCGGGTGGACCTGATCTTTGGCGCCAACTCCCAGCTCCGGGCCCTGGCCGAAGTCTATGCCTGCGCTGATGCCGGGGAAAAATTTGTGACCGATTTTGTGGCGGCCTGGGACAAGGTCATGAACCTGGACCGGTTCGACCTGGCCCAATAACCCCCCTGAATTGCGTCTTGTTTTATTGACGCGATGGTTTGATGCCAAGCGCAGCGTTTCCACACACCGGAAGCGCTGCGCTTTTTTTAATCGCCGGATGCCTCGGTTTCAGTGGGTATAATCGACGTTCAGGCAGGAATTACAGACTTTGGAAAGGAAAAACAGATGGCCGTTTATCAATATGGAGACCGGATTCCGACAATCGGAAAAAATACATATATCAGTGATTCAGCAAGGGTGATCGGGGATGTGGTGATCCAGGACAACTGCTACATCGGTCATGGCGCTATTGTCCGGGGAGATTACGGCACGATTCATATCGGCAACGGCACGGCCGTGGAGGAAGGGGCCATTCTTCATATCCGCCCGGACGGTCTGCTGGAACTGGAAGATCATGTGACCGTGGGTCATGGCGCCATCATCCATGGTCGGCTGATCCAAACCCATGCCGTTATCGGCATCGGGGCGATCATCGGGTTTGATGTGGTGGTGGGGGCCTGGGCCATTGTGGCGGAAGGGTCGGTCATTCCCCAGAAAACCCATATTCCGGATGAAAAAATCACCGGCGGCGTGCCATACAAAATCATCGGAGATGTTCAGCCGCGGCACAAGGAGTTCTGGACTTACGGCAAGCAGCTGTATGTCGATCTTGCCCGGGACTACCCCGAAAAGCTGAAAAAACTGGGCTGATCAAACAAAAATCAGATCTCGATTGGCTGTCCCACCTTGACATCCACATACGCGGCGCCGAATGCCTGCCGGAACCGGTCAATGGCCCAGTCCGAGGTATCGTGGGGAGACAATGCCACAATGCCGGGGGAGACCTTTTGGATGGCGGCAATGGCGTTTTCCACATCCGCTTCCCGGATGCCCTGCCACGGCGGGGTGTCAGATCCCACAATGCGCTGGATATTGACGGGTCCCAGCATGATCCGTCCTCCGTTCACGGGATAATGAAGCCCGCCGATAATCCCGTGGATGGGTTCGTCAAACAACGCCTTGGCCCGATCGATGATCCGTTCGATGGTCTGGTGGCCGCAGCCCACAATCAAAACGATTCCCTTGCCTTTGACATGGATGGCCAGGGCATTCTCCAGGGTGCGTCCCATCAGAAACAGATATCTGGGAATGGTGCCGATGCTGAAAATGCCGGGCTTCAATTCCGTCGGGTCTGAAATCACCCTGGCGTTTGCACTGGGATTCCACCGGGACCCGGTTACCGGGGCCGGAGAATAGATTGGGATATCCGGCAGGGACACGGGCCCCCGGGACAGGCTGAATGTC
Above is a window of Desulfotignum balticum DSM 7044 DNA encoding:
- a CDS encoding ABC transporter permease, which translates into the protein MHLDAGHRIRRDPWFFTGAALLGLLLCLAVFGPVLMPWDPYDTSFIPLDPPSARHWLGINDGGMDIFAELLSGLRNTLIFGLTAASAGLILGSVTGLFAAWQGGWVDQILMRLADIVLAIPSVMILILLAAFFQPQPWVLALTLAALTWPTTARGIRAQALTLKHGLHIQAARHMGGSSRYIIFRHLMPELFPLYLINFAAKLRMAVFMEASLAFLGLFDPSLKSLGLMISFALKYYYMDIWAHWLMPPVLLLSFLIMGTTFVTISLERVFDPRLKTAL
- a CDS encoding ABC transporter permease, which translates into the protein MQASDRHTWLTPVLAYLAAALILAFLSHSLPRMLPGDFVTAMYGASDVTLTAEQAADLRALYQDDSGFTAFLGRVFCLDWGYSYAFQAPVAALFFDALPWTLVLMGTAHVLSSILGFVLGVEAAWRRGTRTEKAGVGLMTVLEGIPELCSGVLLLLVFALNLGWFPAAGAQTAYADHTFVQQVADRLHHLALPLTTLVLAYFPGNFLLARAGMVIVMKSPFVLTARAKGLPPLRVRYAHAARNALLPLVTRFGLRFAFMITGALVVETLFSYPGLGTLLFNAIAMRDLPLIQGIVLAASIMVLGINLALEFVYILLDPRVAHAS
- a CDS encoding ABC transporter substrate-binding protein, whose amino-acid sequence is MALPDRTVHNIRPPLLQPVTDKISAGTLKRWAVWVLIAAGILFSAFSGPVWADDRDIRIADGKGDWGYPTPFRHYPRGPGYIRMSWVFDTLVWKDQKGYVPGLATDWAYDPQHLAFTFHLDPAALWHDCTPVTAHDVVFTLAYFQQHPYQWISIDAVDRAKALDDHTVIIYLSKPYAPFLSDIGGTMPVIPKHVWEKITEPESCIDSACMVGSGPYVFKDFDKTQGTYLFEAFEHYYQGRPKKQRLIYVRTSKALMSLVTGQADLANIQPDMAGSLEKKGLTVIENERGWNKKLMINHTKPPFNDRNFRQALAYAIDPQEIIDKSHRGFGTPASYGLLSIDHEMYNPDTPDYPYNPEKARQIITDLGWTPGPDGVFHKDGQPLALELIASNLTVAGESVTDRDGEIIARQLTDIGINVTLVNQEQTTTDSRVKNRDFDLAVSGHGGISGDPKVLNEMTSSVYGGGSVNSARYDACPELNALMDAQMMEMDPEKRKRLVFDIQAVYARELPAISLYYPVTLAAYNPDKGIEWFYTRGGISKGVPIPQNKLALIR
- a CDS encoding serine dehydratase subunit alpha family protein — its product is MEKTDPRYGAYLNILKEELVPAMGCTEPIAVAYAAARAAAVLKDLPDRVTIEASDNIVKNVKSVVVPNTGGLRGIAAAAAAGIAAGNADEMLEVIAHVDEVGKQRIRQFLETCDIQVLPLTTDILFDLKVTVFKGSSRAMVQISHFHTNIVLIEKDGDIVYRNQDCDEVNTTVLTDRTLLNVEDIVDFASSVTLSEVKTLLQKMVDLNMAIAEQGVSGTWGANIGTVLMEVWGDDIKVRAKAMAAGGSDARMSGCELPVMIVSGSGNQGITASVPVVVYGKHLGVDPDTLFRALLVSCLVTIHQKTGIGRLSAYCGAVSAGVGAGAGISWLHGGRYREIAHTIVNALAMVSGIICDGAKPSCAAKIAMSVEAGLLGFFMFQKGKQFYGGDGIVKKGVENTIVNIGRLGRDGMRETDREIIRMMLGQ
- the katG gene encoding catalase/peroxidase HPI gives rise to the protein MSNQESKCPVTGQSSSQVAGGGTSNRDWWPNQLNLKILHQHSAKSNPMGNDFNYADAFKTLDLDAVKKDLFALMTDSQEWWPADYGHYGGLFIRMAWHSAGTYRMGDGRGGGGTGNQRFAPLNSWPDNVSLDKARRLLWPIKQKYGKKISWADLMILAGNCALESMGFKTFGFAGGRVDIWEPEEDVYWGSEEEWLATSDTPKSRYSGDRDLENPLAAVQMGLIYVNPEGPDGNPDPVASGKDVRETFARMAMNDEETVALVAGGHTFGKCHGAGPASHLGPEPEAAPLEQQGLGWKSSFGTGKGGDAITSGIEGAWKPNPTQWDMGYLKVLFKYDWELVKSPAGANQWLARDVDDEDMVVDAHDPGKKHRPMMTTADLSLKFDPVYEKIARRYLENPEEFADAFARGWFKLTHRDMGPRSRYLGPEVPAEELIWQDPMPEVDHDLIDASDIADLKAKILATGLSVSQLVYTAWASAATFRGSDFRGGANGARIRLAPQKDWEVNQPEQLAKVLNTLEEVKDVFNNAQTGNKKVSLADLIVLGGCAAVEQAAKNAGYDITVPFAPGRTDATDAQTDADSFSVLEPKADAFRNYLKAKFSVKAEELMIDRAQLLTLTAPEMTVLVGGLRVLNANFDQSAHGVFTDKPETLTHDFFKNLLDMGTQWSAVSDDEDLFEGRDRKTKEKKWTATRVDLIFGANSQLRALAEVYACADAGEKFVTDFVAAWDKVMNLDRFDLAQ
- a CDS encoding gamma carbonic anhydrase family protein; the encoded protein is MAVYQYGDRIPTIGKNTYISDSARVIGDVVIQDNCYIGHGAIVRGDYGTIHIGNGTAVEEGAILHIRPDGLLELEDHVTVGHGAIIHGRLIQTHAVIGIGAIIGFDVVVGAWAIVAEGSVIPQKTHIPDEKITGGVPYKIIGDVQPRHKEFWTYGKQLYVDLARDYPEKLKKLG
- a CDS encoding MBL fold metallo-hydrolase — its product is MTPLYFILVLLVVGALFFAGKIIQLNKGRQQTEKEISGTQVHQIPSPGAVNQLTLLPLVDFHAADPSLKTEPGVSYLIKADDVTILMDCGFNKEKAHPSPLLHNMEKLGISLSDPDMVFFSHLHLDHVGGMTEQKTQTFSLSRGPVSLPDIPIYSPAPVTGSRWNPSANARVISDPTELKPGIFSIGTIPRYLFLMGRTLENALAIHVKGKGIVLIVGCGHQTIERIIDRAKALFDEPIHGIIGGLHYPVNGGRIMLGPVNIQRIVGSDTPPWQGIREADVENAIAAIQKVSPGIVALSPHDTSDWAIDRFRQAFGAAYVDVKVGQPIEI